DNA from Salinibacterium sp. dk2585:
GTAACCCAGATCAAGTCCAAAATTAGCGAGAAGCAGGACCAGCGCGACACGCTTCGCAGCCTTGGCCTCAAGCGGATCAACGACACTGTCGTCCGTGAGGACAATGCGCAGAACCGCGGATACGTCCGCAAGGTCGCTCACCTGGTGAAGGTCGAGGAGATTGACTAATGGCTGAAGAGAAGAAGTCGACCGCGAAGGCGGATTCGACCAAGGCTCCGGCCGCCGAGAAGGCTGCCCCCAAGAAGGACGCAGCGAAGGCCGCTGACAAGGCTCCGGCCAAGAAGGCTCCGGCCAAGAAGGCTGCTGCTGAGAAGGCTCCCGCCAAGGCTGCTGAGAAGGCACCTGCCAAGGCCGCTGCCGACAAGGCTCCCGCCAAGAAGGCTCCGGCGAAGGCTGCAGCGTCTGACGCTGCCGCTGAGAAGGCGCCCGCCAAGAAGGCTCCTGCGAAGAAGGCTGCCGCCCCCGCCGAGGAGGCGCGTCCGCAGGTGCTGAAGATGCACCACCTCCGTCCCGCCCCCGGGTCCAAGACTGCCAAGACTCGCGTCGGCCGCGGTGAGGGCTCCAAGGGCAAGACGGCCGGACGTGGCACCAAGGGCACCAAGGCCCGCTACCAGGTGCGCGTCGGCCTCGAGGGTGGCAACCTCAACAGCATCATGCGTGCTCCGAAGCTGCGCGGGTTCAAGAACCCGTTCCGCGTCGAGTACCAGGTCGTGAACCTTGAGAAGCTCGCGCAGCTCTACCCCCAGGGTGGAGACGTCACCGTCAGCGACCTCGTCGCGAAGGGTGCCGTGCGCAAGAACGAGAAGGTCAAGGTTCTCGGGCAGGGTGACATTACGGTTAAGCTGAACGTTGCAGTGGACAAGGTCTCCAGCTCGGCAGAGTCGAAGATCGTCGCAGCGGGCGGCTCCGTCAAGTAGTCGACTCGGGTGGCCCCTGCTCAAGGGGCCACCCGACCGGCTCACCCATAAGCACAACTGGAGGCTTCGTGTTCAGAGCTATCGCGCGCATTTTTCGCAC
Protein-coding regions in this window:
- the rpmD gene encoding 50S ribosomal protein L30; its protein translation is MARLKVTQIKSKISEKQDQRDTLRSLGLKRINDTVVREDNAQNRGYVRKVAHLVKVEEID
- the rplO gene encoding 50S ribosomal protein L15 → MAEEKKSTAKADSTKAPAAEKAAPKKDAAKAADKAPAKKAPAKKAAAEKAPAKAAEKAPAKAAADKAPAKKAPAKAAASDAAAEKAPAKKAPAKKAAAPAEEARPQVLKMHHLRPAPGSKTAKTRVGRGEGSKGKTAGRGTKGTKARYQVRVGLEGGNLNSIMRAPKLRGFKNPFRVEYQVVNLEKLAQLYPQGGDVTVSDLVAKGAVRKNEKVKVLGQGDITVKLNVAVDKVSSSAESKIVAAGGSVK